AATGCCGGGGAGACCGTGGCGATCATCGGCTCCAACGGCGCAGGGAAATCGTCGTTTCTCAACGCGTTATCCGGCCTGGCTGGCTCCAAGCCCGACCACATCCTGCTCGATGGCAAGCCGGTCGGCGGCACCGCGCCATTCGATATGGTCAAGCTCGGTGTGGCCCTGGTTCCCGAAGGTCGCAAGCTGTTCCCATCGCTGACGGTCGAAGAAAACCTGATGATCGGCACGCATGGCAAGACCGTCGACCGCGGCTGGAACCTGGCCTCGATCTACGACATGTTCCCCATTCTCGAAGAGCGCCGCAACCAGATGTCGACCACCCTCTCTGGCGGCCAGCAGCAGATGGTGGCCATCGGCCGCGGGCTGATGAGCAATCCGCGCGTCCTACTCTGCGACGAGATCAGCCT
This sequence is a window from Devosia ginsengisoli. Protein-coding genes within it:
- a CDS encoding ABC transporter ATP-binding protein, with translation MTAMLETHGLEVFYGDFQALFGIDVAINAGETVAIIGSNGAGKSSFLNALSGLAGSKPDHILLDGKPVGGTAPFDMVKLGVALVPEGRKLFPSLTVEENLMIGTHGKTVDRGWNLASIYDMFPILEERRNQMSTTLSGGQQQMVAIGRGLMSNPRVLLCDEISLGLSPAVVKDVYAAIEVIKSRDTTVLIVEQDLSAALKAADRIYCFMEGRVSLQGRPGELSKDAIQNAYFGV